Below is a window of Xyrauchen texanus isolate HMW12.3.18 chromosome 1, RBS_HiC_50CHRs, whole genome shotgun sequence DNA.
AttgttgtgtttttaaatgtgtcaGGCCACAATTCATAATGATATTGCAAGTATGcgttgcattctcagtgttgcagCAAGGGGCACTATAGCAAACATAAGCGTAAAACATTTTCCTCTTTAACTTACAACTTTGACAAGTTGTAGCAGAAGTGGGCACTACGTTACAATGGATTTATTGTACGtaatttatttaacaatttaACGTAAACCGTACGTGCAATCTAAATATTTACTGAAGCCTCTGACTAATGGAAAGATTGACATGTTTGTTGTGACAGACTTCAAACATTTAGACATATATGATGTTGATATTTACACTAGTTTACATgtaccaaaaagcacataatgtaaaaaaaaaaccctgacttcttaaaggtgcactcagcaatttTTCAAGTACGTTtttttggacttacactgactcCTAGGGGCCtggatgtagcatcattcaaaTTCATTtgctttcagtttcagatgccattgtagaaattcactattcacagtcagctatgattactttaatccatgagtgaaagtgtccaatattagagtggttactgagataaagcgaGTTGTATTCTGCTGGCCATGtaattctaacatggccgcccccatgtggggaccctctccatgtagaataaaacagcttttactgATTATGgttaggttactgatatgactagagtcctcatctcatgtgagtggttatgattttataaatatataaaaaaattataactcatttaggagtaaaacttttttaatgaggaaaaaattactgagtgcacctttaatgactCTTTAGCATGAAACATGATCTAAATGGTGGACTTTCCTGTGCGCATCACCCAGGTGTTATTGGAATGCCtagtttcaacatatacaaaatatattgtatataaaattaatacatttaattttttccaatctgttgtatttgtatttattaattgcaTCTTGTTAATTTTAGACACAGTTCctgaataatattatttaaatatacaatttattatttacagtttttttccTGGGTAGGAAATGTAATTTGTTATCACTGACTGTTACGTGACTGTTATGTGACAAACTGACTGTTTGAACAGCAATCGTAACAAGATAAAACTTAAATGCATGGCTTTACAACACTTTCCTTTTAaaaaatttgaaggctgcttttTGGATGAATAAAGGTAAACATTATATTATGCAACTATACATTGATTGACTGCAATCTTATGACCAACAAGTCTTGCCTTAAGATTTAGTGGTGCAACTAAATTAAGCACTGATGAAGTTataaactaactagtagttactaagcacATAGTTTGACCTTATGCCCCAGCTTAAGTGAGACCTGACCttagctggtgcaaccctacccaggtctACCCAGGAGTTATTTAAACTGTAGACCTACTTGATAATAACACACCTGGTTATTATTCAGACATTGTTGAATCTTGTCCCCAGGTTTGTTATAGCCactgtaacataaaaaataatgttaaGTATGTAACGGCACCATCTTATTGTGGAATACATTGGCCTTTTGTGTCTGTGTTAGTGGCctaatatattttctgttctcTTTTTGCTCTTGCAGTGGATCTATCTGACCATGTTTGCCTGAAATAACGGGTGGATTTCCAGTGCTTCAGTGCCCAGTGCTGCAGCCTCTGCTTCTTTAGGCTTCAAACTGAGAGTGCCCTCTTTTTCAAACTATCTACACTTGTTGCTTCAAACTTAGTAATAGGCCTTGTTTACAATACCTGCAATCAGAACATGATTTACATAACACTGTGCCATTAGTGAGTATTCATAAAGTCAAGAGAAGCCTATACCAAGACATTCAGAATAGACATTTACCTGTTTCTTGCCATTTTTGAAATTAGTTGCATGTATTGTTCCCTGGACTGCCAAAAGAAACTTTGTTTACACTTCCCGTGCCAAATGAATTAGTTACTCATTGCCAATTTCAATCATTATAAAAGACTTTAATGAACATTTTATGAACAtgaaatgcattatatttttcaaTGAATCTCAGATCTGGAATGTTGTGCACTTAAAAATTGCTGTATAAGAAATGCATGTGCTGGTGCATAGTGAGACTATGCATGTTACTGTTGTTGAAGCGCAATGTTTTAAACTGGACTGAATTTCATACACCATTGTATTATGCCACAATTTGATCAAGATGTACTGAAAAGGTTCTTTTAAAAAGCTGAAAGagacatgaacatttttattttcatatacatTCCATTAGTTCTGTTTATATGAGCAATGCCTTCAAAATACATATAAATGCAATATACTGTAGACATTGGCAAAACAACTGAGAATGGACAGAAATCTTATTTACTTAGTTTAGAAAAAAATGAAAGTAAACACGACATAAGTATGCTgtgcccaataataataataataagaagaagaagaaaaatatatataaatcattttttattcaattgtGAGTTTTCAATAAACTTTCTTCAAAATGGAGAACGTGTGCCCAGATCATGTTTAATAGTGCTTTGCATTACctctgtcatattccctgttgtcttttgtttttgtacttttatgttgaaattcttgttaagttcctgtttcctattagttttgtagtcctttgtagttttattccttggttctccctgattatttctcattccctgattgtttccacaggtgttcctcgttcccttgtttgttcccttgtgtgTTTAAGCCATTCgtttccctgtttcctgtgtcagttcttgcatgtttagctttcatgttctgtgcttggttcccagtgtttttcttttccttttgcaCCGagttaacttgtttttttttcagttcaataaagctgcgtttagatccttattccttgcctgcctcgtcacagaagaactgaccaaaagatggatctagcagcggagGGAGCCGTGCAAACCTCCCTATCGTTGAATACTCTCATCTGTTCAGCACCATAGCCAGATGCACTGGTTTTGCTGATGGCCACTTAAAGTCCCTATACCAGATCAGCCTCCATGCCAATGAATGGAGGGAATTACCGGAGACCAGGAACTAAACGTGGGAAGAgtacattcatttaattttagaGACATTCACCTCTGAGAATCCTCTTAACGAGCCAGCGCCTttcacagccaacgagccaacgcccgcacctgccacggccaactcccaggtctgccacggccaacgagccaacgcccacacctgccaaggccaacgagccaatgctcacgcctgccacggccaacgctcacgcctgccacggccaatgctCACGCCTACCAttgccaacgagccaacgcccacgcctgccacggccaccgCCTTCTAGACCTCCTGATCCACTCCCTGTCCTACTGCCacatcccaggcctcctgaccctggccgtccacctgatctgctctggtcgccttggtctcctggccgtctgccTGATCAGCTCtagtctccttggtctcctgtctggtctgctctggtccccttggtctcccgGCCGTCTCCCggatctgccctggtctcctggccatctcccagatctgccctggtctcctggccgtcccccagatctgctctggtccccctGGTCTCCTGGCCTGATCTGCTTTGGTCCTCTTGGTCTCcaggccatccgcctgatctgctctggtccccttggtctccaggccatctgcctgatctgctctggtccccttggtctcctagctgtatgcctgatctgctctggtctccttggtctccaggccatccgcctgatctgctctagtccccttggtctcctagcCGGCCgcctgtcaagtcaagtcaattttatttgtaaagtgccTTTcagaacacacatcgtttcaaagcagctttactgaagATCAGgaattaacagacaataaaactgtaatgtctataatgtcgattgtatcatcattgtgtaatttagataaaatattgGCGTTAGGTTTTAACAATTAACATTGTAgtgaggtttcaaataggttgtgtaggaaggcactccccatatgtgtTAATAAATGCAAAGTCAAGTTGACGGAGTCATAAGGGAAATTATTGTGATgcaacgcaaactattgcaagggaatacAAACAATTGCAAGGGCACTCCAATCTTATTGCAAGGGAATCCAAAACTtaatgcaagggaacgcaaactattgcaaaggcaCACAGATCTTTTTGCGATGAAAcgaaaacttattgtgagggaatgctacatttattgcgaggaaacacaacatttattttgaggcaactcaaactattgcaagggcatgcaaaacgtattgcaagggaagGCAAATCTATCGTGAGGGAatacaaactattgcaaagaCAATATTTTGAGaggaaatgcaaactattgcaagggaatacAATCTATTGCAAGGGCACgccaaacttattgcaagggaatgcaaaatgtaATGCTAGGAAACACAAGCTATTGCGAGAGCACGCATAACTtaatgcgagggaatgcaaactattgcaacgGCACACAAAACTCTTTCAGTTTTAGAAGTCATAGCAATGTCTGATTTTGGAATGAATGCATTAGAGAGAGTTCTTTTCAGTAAATTTCTCAAACAATGCTTCACTGCAATCAGTGTGAATCAGGATTTAAAAATCCAGAAGTCATCAAAttactggaaaagtcatgaaagGTAATTTGTAGGAACCCTGTCCTTCAGACAGTTCATGCTttcagaatctatatttttaGAATATGTTTTCACAATAATTGCAGTAACAACAGTATTTTGGTTGGAGTTAATCTGGTAAAGTATATATGCATGCTGCTTTCCTGTGTGTTGTAGGTGACTCGTGCTGAATGTGGCCCATGGGGTTGAGAATGTGTTCCCAGACCTTCTCACATATAAGACTATTCTGGATCTTCCAGAGACAGACATTACCTCCTACTTCCCTGAATGTTTTGAGTTAATAAACCAAGCCAGtcaacatgtgtgtatgtggatAAGGTAGAAATAAAATGAGCGGGGAGGGGGTGTGTGCTTCTGTAATTTCTCTTTCCTACATTACTTCCTAGGGCGGAGTGGTGCTGGTCCACTGTAATGCCAGGGCCTCTTACTCTGCTTCTGTTGTCATCGGTTTCCGCCTGTGCCAGGAGATGATGTCATTTGAAGAAGCCTTTAGCACTGTAAAAGCTGATCTTacctttttttaatgtaataataataaactacaaTTCTACATTTTAGGCATTGACAGTAGCGAGTAGTGCACTGCTAAAATGAGGAGGCAAAGTCACCTCTCTATGTTTGGGTTTACAGTAATTAATGTTTCAGTTCCATTTCAGCTTCCCTAAAATGTTATCTACTGTGATATACACACATGATCTGATCTAATATTTTgccatatttttttgtattgtcaaATTATTTCTTATACAATTTTTTTAGGAGGCATGTGTTCTCTGACAGAAACAGCCCTGCATTTACTATATAAATGCCGTTTCTCTGTTCATGTTGCACTTTATAATGAGCTGATGAATAGGTCCAAGGAGCTCTAAATTACCTGGAGAAACTATCTGTTAGCATTCCCTATTCATTTGTCATTTCAAAAGCATCTGCTCCGTTATTGCATTCAGTGGGAGAAAGGTGCCCTGAGTTCTTCTTGGCAGGTTACTGAGCCTTACAGGTTCTGGCTGTGTTCATAATGGCAtagtatacaatttaaatattcttTCCTTTTATTACATTTGCTTAAAgatatattctgggttcaatatccattaagctcaatcgacagcatttgtggcacaatgttaatTACAACTTTTTTTGATTTGTCCCTcccaaaaatcatggttacagtgaggcacttacaatggaagtgaaagagggtacatttttgaacattaaaatactcacggtttcaaaagtatagccacaagacatgtaaacatgatttttgtgcgATGCAatcactaactaaccttttctgtgtaaagttatagccaattttacatcttcatTGCCATAatgatgcaatgtcaacaaatcctaaaacgactgtaaaaatcacattttaaacagcttcacagctcaaataatacacaagttttaacagaattaacgcaagtgcttttttaaattataagcttcacatttctgactaaAAACCCTTCAAAAACGGgctacattcacttccattgtaagtgcttcactgtaacctcgatttttgctttttgaaagaaaagaatggatgagttgaaataattttttgtcataatgaacatcatgccacaaatactgttgattgagctcaacttgtaatgaacctggaatattcctgcaATGTGGCAAAAAAAATCTCACATTTCTACCATTAAAGAATAAAGAGGAATACAtgcataataaatatttttattattaataatgttaaaaaacacACAAGACAGACATTTACTGTACATCTACAGCCAAAACTATAAACCAATCAACATTTTAcagacaatttaaacaaattttaagACTAAATGGTAAGTGTTAAGTTAAAATGAAGCATTTAAAGTTTTATACATTTCAACATTCAGaggaatgtaaaaatatattttttcttttcttaagaaataaaaaagaaaactgttGACTGTGATTATATACATTAgggataaatactgtatattgacaaataagaaagaaaatgtttaaaataatgatGCTCTTTAAAATATGAATCAACAAATCTTATAAATAACTGTGTGAGCCAAAAGGAACTGACTAGAACTATATTAGTTATGTTTattaacagaataattatttgGTCTGTGATAGATGATGGATCTGATTTCAGAACAGTCTCAGGTGTAATTGTTGTTGTGCTCTAGCCTGATGACTATGGTGGTCACCAACCTCTCGAGCTGCACTGCCCTTTGTTTGCCCGTCAGCAGAACTTCTTCATGATTGGCTTTTTCCACGCTGTCATAGTCCATCACTGCCTTATTAGTTATCAAAGACAGAGCAAAGACCCGCATTCCGCAGTGACGTGCCACAATCACCTCGTGAACAGTGCTCATACCTGCAACAGATACAGTCTGGTTAATAAAATTGTTGTCAATACTGCTAAAAAAATAGGCTAAGATACAAATATATTGCTATGACGCTTAACAAAATAGCATTTGAATGTTTTACAAAAGCATAaggttatactgtatatttaatcaaGGCGATACTTGTCATGCCCAAGTACGTCCTTTATCCTggactattttcacaatagtctCTTGTGCCTTAATGcttaaatatagtaaataaacacTTAAATAGATGTAGCTGAAAGgcactaaaatataaataaatggaaTGAAGTATGTTTTCAATCAagtcataaaataatttcaatgtaTAGCGCTGCCCATGTCAGAGCTACGCTGAACACAGAATTGACTTTTTTCTAATAATTAAACCATCATAATCCTTTCTGATTTGCCAATAGTAAAGCTTTATAGCTTACCGACAGCATCAGCTCCCAGCTTGTGCAACATGCGACACTCAGCGATAGTCTCGAAAGAAGGTCCTCCAAGAACACAGTACACACCCTCTCTTAGAAAGTCACTGAAACCAAGCTCTGAACCCACGTCCATTGCTAGCTGCTGAAGTTCCCGATCATATGCATTAGACATGCAGGGAAAACGGACACCAAACCTAAATAAAatttgatgtttaaaaaaagttcAAGTTACATTGTGtaaaatatatacaacatataCAGAAGCATGCAATGAATTTCTGCACGTTAAAACATCGCTCCAATGCCTGAGTGTATTGGTTAAATAGCAGAggtgaaacaaacacacattaacaCTTGCCTCTCGTCATTGGATCCTGCAAGAGGGTTGTTCCCAGCAAATCCAGGCATGTTGAGATGATCTTTTATGATCATGATATCTCCCACTTTATAGTCCTGGTTCAGTCCACCAGCAGCATTGGTGAGAATCACTGTCTCCACACCCAGCAGTTTGAATATCCGCATTGGCATAGTAATCTGAAACAAAATAATGCTTGATTCATAAGGAATGCGTACTTGCATTCCATCTGTGAGGTTTTATAATTGTTGGTCTGTGTATATATGCATCAGAAGGATGTCTTGACCATTGCATTGTGTTCTGATTCATTGCAATATTTCTCAATGCTAGAAGTGTTCTGGTCATTTCAGGCCACAGGGTCAGAGAGTTTATGCTCCAATCACAAACACTACACAAGCAGTTAAAATTAATTAGTTTAATCCTTATATGCATACCTTGGGTTTTTCTTGACccggaagctcattccaccaccagTACCtgatccattttttggagttatgcccacaACTTTTTTTTAGTAATCCTCAACTTTTCTCATTATAGTTCTCTTTATATATCTATTCTCttttatgtaaaattgtaaaagatatatattgttttataaagtGCTTagttaccaaaagtgtatagggtcgtTAAAGACCCTAGACATGTAATAGTgtcgcttttttattttttactttataaatattttaatgattatttccTATCAACTTTATAATATTACTATCACAGTATATACATGTCTTGTTTATTACAATACAAATGATTACTAGAGATACTTTGATATCTGATATCTCAGTATCGGTCGATATCGATCCGATACCAGCGTTGTTTATTTCTTAATCCGTGTAGAATATCTATACCTCACTGTGTGATACTAATTGGGGAacactttaatatgtaaagaaacacaaaccctctaactacacattatttcaatataaatgtacagcctattaataacattttgttaaatgttattattattgttgactaGTCTATTGGATAATGTTGCAGCTAATTCCAGTGAAAGTCTTCAGTGGAAAAGAAGCCAGTTTTctttgcacaattttttttttaacatgaatCTGGACTTTgaaggattcagatctctcttCTTTTCACAtgagttgtaagatatcagtccacttttctTTCACAATTGTTTTTGTAACCCAGTCTActtactaataattataataacaacaacaacaacaaattattattattattgacttttataattgtataatacAAGAGAAATACAGTGCTATGaataagtatttgccccatcctgatttcttctgtttttgtgtgcaaaatctatcataaaacaaaggcaatccgagttacacaaaatacagtttttaaatgataatgttatttattgaagcaaaaatatctatattatccaataccaactaggtctgtgtgaaaaagtatatatatagtattttacaTTTCCCATTGTGTTACTAAATTCCCTGAATCTaagaaactgcattcataatggggttcagctggactagacacaacCAGGCCCGATTAACAGATGAACAGccttgttcaatcaaatcaacacctaaatataactttttcagcagcaagACATTGGCtgaaaggtctcacccagtagcacactatgccaaggtcgaaagaaattccagaaatgaggaaaaaggtaattgaaatacatcagtctggaaagggttacaaagttatttaAAAGGCTCTTGGACTCAAAAGAGCCACAGTGACAGCCATTacctccaaatggagaaaacttggcacagttgACAACCTTCCCATAAGTGACCGTCCATCCAAAATTACTCCAAAGATCACAGCGACAACTCATCCAGAAAGTCacaaaaaaagccaaggacaacatccaaggaaccgCAGGCATCTATTCCATCAATAAagttcactgttcatgactctactatcagaaagacactggccaaaattCCATCcttggaagagtggcgaggcgaaaaccactgccaacccagaagaacattaaagtCCCCATTAAGGGCCTTGAAAAGCATGCACAGCTTACTTTACACTGTTGAcgtatttccttctgaaacatgaAGTTGGGGCGGGACTTGTTGAAtggtttgtgaaatgtttttaaaacagccaATAAGCACAtcatactgacacacacacacacacacacacacacacactcctcttcttagagcctcgtgtacctctgaacttcagaaaaggccaatgtcaaattggctgacagaatttgctctgcccccggacatacgggtataaaggggagtggGCGAGCgtatgtcagacaggttttcactgaggagccgaaaataaggttaCACAAAgggaacacaacatctcgttccttccattggGGAATGGAGGtttcaacagtaaccatgacgttccccttctgtcattcactcgacgttgtgtcgattgtagtgctACAAGGTGTCCCgcttcaaaacgccatgcactaacccgtgttacgtgactgctgagccaggtgcaagcaggctattgcgtgctagaagcagctgggtcggttgctcataaccttccccaacacccccaataaaaggtgtcatataccgctcttaggttcccagtacccatTTGGGAACAGGCAacatgacttgtatgggagccagccggccagccacggccttttctctctctatgtttgttCCGGAGTTGGTAGCAAGACCACTCCGACCCCTGGTGAATTctcagttctccctttttctttcgCCGCACCCCTttaggctgcggtacccaaattatcAATAAAAGACAAATTTcatcacttcctgggtcatcagacCGGTGcttgccattctcacggcaccccggcaccCAAGAGTCCCAGGTCCCCAGACGTGTTcaccctgccgggtgcgcggagcaaggtaagtgcccaAAACAAAGCCATGTGCAGTGATCAGATTACTAAATTcatggttgtgctgtatgtttataaGGCCTTGCATGGTTTAGCCCCTCAGTACATTGCCGATTTACTTCATCTACATTCGGCCCTCGGCCCTCGTGGTTGCGGCCCCCAGGTTGTGGAATGCACTCCCATTTGTCGTTAGGTTTCTTCCTCATTGCCTATATTTAAATCTGGATTGAAGACCCTTTTTGGtctttagcctataatgttggtTGAAAAttctaacagtttttttttttgtgtaggttttataatgttttattaatttgttatttttaacattttaaaatatctatttaattctgttattaatgtttgtacagcactttggttacaacacttgttgtttttaagtgtgctttataaataaacacataaatacacaatagaacacatttgattggacaaagatTCTCTAGTACAGTTTGACATCATGATTTGACTGTGTCTTTCAAGTCAAAGAGAGAGACTGCATAATTAAAATTCGTATAACTTCTGAAAATTTATTTGTCAACCTTTAGAAGTACACTGGCACACAGATGACCCtaaagctaatagatatggactaaaagcagcaaaactttcattttgatttcacatgGTCTTTAAGGCTTATCTGAATTTAGCTAAAACTCACCTAAATCTCATGGGGGCTATTTTCTCAATTCCTGAATAGGTCAGATGGAACCTGGGTCACAAATAAACTTCCATTTTAGGGAAATATTTGATTTCCAGGGGCATTTTTTTATCTTTACATGGGCAATTGTTTTTTCTATTCTAACCTATGACCGTGTAATCcttttttgttataatttaaggaattatttaaatttgaaaaatgccatatttcaataattacaaaattgcatGATCTGTACATTGCTGTGGCAAGGCACGCACCACCACCCCCGGAGATGAGGGGGGGGGATGTACAtaatgctgggggctccccggtCTCAGGCAAAGCCGGGATGAGTGTAGAGCGAAGGAGGACGGAGGAGAACGATGAGGGATAatggcggccggtgacgacagtttgagaaagagagagaattacgggcagctgccctgtatgtgtagATTATTTAGATTATTAAGCCGGCTCTCGGTTCCTCCTTTCTCTTTAACCCCCCTACAATTGCATATCTGCTTTGTTACTGAGAAAAAAAATGGTTACACCAAACTGATGCGGAGCGAGGTGCGGAGTGCCTGTCTGTGCGTGTTTATGGCGCGAACATCCGACACTGACTCGGCAATATCTGTACGGATGGCACGAACAATTACATTTCAGCGAAAATTCCAATGAagatcactgtggcagggcggagggcggggacgggttgtgatcctacacacccggtcccgtattaggctaatcaagcctccgagagggataaaggtcgactgcagaggatcgtgcgggagagagagatcatatgacggacatgtccgtaaacaatctctctctcccgcaggatCCTCTGCagtatgtgtagcttatgtgttatgtTCAGTTCAAATTGTTTAGAACATTTGACACTATTTAGCCATTTTGTAGATCCAATTGTTATAGATAAACATGCCAGGTTGCTAAAGACAAGAGGTCAGTAACAATGTTTGGCAAAACACCAATGCGATTCAAGGTTAATTAAGTTGTGTGGGGCACAGATAGGCAAAGTAGAATGCATGTGGGGTATTTGTACCTTCTGGATGGGATATCCCTCATAAAGATGAAACCTTCCCTGCATGCAGACACATGGTCTACCCTTCAAAGTACCAAACACCAACCGACCTGCGTGACCATGCACTGCAACATAGAAACAACAAACACATTCAGTACAGTATAAAGTAgtcgacattttaaataaaatatgcatttgatGAGAAAGAAACACACCAGTACTCTGGGGGAAGTTGGGAATGTCCCGGTAGTTAAACACCACCTGGTCTTTCAGCATGTCAGCCAAGCCACCCATACCTGAGCCGCACACTATGCCCACCAGAGGGCGCACTGCAGTTTGAGACAGAAGCCAGTCAGCTGTAGCCTGACAGTCCTCAAAAGAGTACCTTTAGAGACAAAGTGAATCAAATGGTCAGTGACCAAGAATGCACATGGTAACTGCATTAACTTATTTCTAAAAGAACATCAGCAATTTGCATTCACAGCACACACACTTGAACGAattcacaaataaacacaaacacaactttCCACAGCATGTCCTGTTAAaagaatagttgacccaaaaatgaaaattgtctcatcctttactcaccctcatgacatcccagaagcgtaacactttctttcttctgaagaacacaaattaagatttttagaagaacatttcaactctgtaggtccacaggtgaatgggtgccaacatattGGCACAACAAAAATcaaataatggcagcataaaagactccagtgattaattcCATATCTTCTTaagtgatatggtaggtgtgggtgagaaacagatcaatatttaactccaTTTTTGCtacaatatgcatgaagaatgtgaatcaccaaaaacacaagaagaatgtaaaagtgaaaattaCAGTGGAGACTGAGAGAGCAGGTTGAATACATTTAAGGtaaacatttacttaaatattgtttctcacccaaatcgCTTCTggagatattaatttaaccactgaattcatat
It encodes the following:
- the LOC127650440 gene encoding purine nucleoside phosphorylase-like, whose protein sequence is MFPESSTGYSFEDCQATADWLLSQTAVRPLVGIVCGSGMGGLADMLKDQVVFNYRDIPNFPQSTVHGHAGRLVFGTLKGRPCVCMQGRFHLYEGYPIQKITMPMRIFKLLGVETVILTNAAGGLNQDYKVGDIMIIKDHLNMPGFAGNNPLAGSNDERFGVRFPCMSNAYDRELQQLAMDVGSELGFSDFLREGVYCVLGGPSFETIAECRMLHKLGADAVGMSTVHEVIVARHCGMRVFALSLITNKAVMDYDSVEKANHEEVLLTGKQRAVQLERLVTTIVIRLEHNNNYT